In one window of Kitasatospora sp. MMS16-BH015 DNA:
- a CDS encoding acyl carrier protein, whose product MTEEMIHEGLTAILQEVAGTDPAEVELDKSFVNDLDVDSLLLVEIVVAAEERFGVSISEDDLKENSTVGDLVRSIQGVLAGV is encoded by the coding sequence ATGACCGAGGAAATGATCCACGAGGGCCTGACCGCGATCCTCCAGGAGGTGGCCGGCACCGACCCGGCCGAGGTGGAGCTCGACAAGTCCTTCGTCAACGACCTGGACGTCGACTCGCTGCTGCTGGTCGAGATCGTGGTCGCCGCCGAGGAGCGGTTCGGCGTCAGCATCTCCGAGGACGACCTGAAGGAGAACAGCACCGTGGGCGACCTGGTGCGCAGCATCCAGGGTGTGCTCGCCGGCGTCTGA